Proteins from one Alysiella filiformis genomic window:
- a CDS encoding NAD-dependent succinate-semialdehyde dehydrogenase: MPNPFIHHQAHINGQWQSALSGSQIAVINPATGETLGHVPNMGAAETEHAIAAAQAALPAWRDKSANERSKILRKWFDLIVANREDLAHLLSLELGKPIAEARGEIDYGASYIEWFAEEAKRVYGDTIPALNPNQRIVVIKQPIGVCAAITPWNFPNAMITRKVAPALAAGCTFVLRPASQTPFSALALADLAQQAGLPNGVFNIITGNAQAIGKVLTTHPDVRKFSFTGSTEVGRELMAQCASTIKKVSLELGGNAPFIVFDDADIQAAVLGAMVAKFRNAGQTCVCANRIYVQRGIYDEFVQQFVAATQNLRVGKPLDEQTQMACLVNENAVQHANDLLADALAKGGSLKTGGTHQGTFYQPTVIAHAHDEMRLTTEEIFAPIAPIFIFDDEDEVIQRANAVDVGLAAYLYSRDLARTVRVSERLEYGMVGVNTGLISNAAAPFGGVKQSGLGREGSFYGMDDYLEVKYLAIGEMG, translated from the coding sequence ATGCCCAATCCATTTATCCACCACCAAGCCCACATCAACGGACAATGGCAATCTGCCCTTTCAGGCAGCCAAATTGCCGTTATCAACCCAGCCACAGGCGAAACTTTGGGACACGTCCCCAATATGGGCGCAGCCGAAACCGAACACGCCATCGCTGCCGCCCAAGCTGCACTCCCTGCTTGGCGCGACAAATCCGCCAACGAACGCAGCAAAATCCTGCGCAAATGGTTTGATTTGATTGTGGCAAACCGCGAAGATTTGGCACACTTGTTGTCGCTGGAATTGGGCAAACCGATTGCCGAAGCGCGTGGCGAAATTGACTATGGCGCGTCTTACATAGAATGGTTTGCCGAAGAAGCCAAGCGCGTTTATGGCGACACCATTCCTGCCCTCAACCCCAATCAACGCATTGTGGTCATCAAACAGCCCATAGGCGTGTGTGCCGCGATTACCCCTTGGAATTTCCCCAACGCCATGATTACGCGCAAAGTTGCGCCTGCTTTGGCGGCTGGTTGCACCTTTGTGTTGCGCCCTGCATCGCAAACGCCTTTTTCCGCATTGGCTTTGGCGGATTTGGCGCAACAAGCAGGTTTGCCCAATGGCGTGTTCAACATCATCACAGGCAACGCCCAAGCCATAGGCAAAGTGCTGACCACCCACCCCGATGTGCGTAAATTCAGTTTCACAGGCTCAACCGAAGTGGGGCGCGAACTGATGGCACAATGCGCCTCCACCATCAAAAAAGTGTCGCTGGAATTGGGCGGCAACGCGCCTTTTATCGTGTTTGATGACGCGGACATTCAGGCAGCCGTGTTGGGGGCAATGGTCGCCAAATTCCGCAACGCAGGGCAAACTTGCGTATGCGCCAACCGCATTTACGTTCAGCGTGGCATTTACGATGAATTTGTGCAGCAATTTGTTGCCGCCACACAAAACTTGCGCGTGGGCAAACCTTTGGACGAGCAAACGCAAATGGCTTGCTTGGTCAATGAAAACGCGGTGCAACACGCCAACGATTTGCTGGCAGACGCGCTGGCAAAAGGCGGCAGCCTGAAAACAGGCGGCACACATCAAGGCACATTTTATCAGCCTACCGTCATTGCCCATGCCCATGATGAAATGCGTTTGACCACCGAAGAAATTTTCGCCCCCATTGCGCCCATTTTCATTTTTGATGATGAAGATGAAGTGATACAACGCGCCAATGCGGTGGACGTGGGTTTGGCGGCTTATCTGTACAGCCGCGATTTGGCGCGTACCGTGCGCGTGTCGGAGCGTTTGGAATACGGCATGGTGGGCGTGAACACGGGCTTGATTTCCAATGCCGCCGCGCCATTTGGCGGTGTGAAACAATCGGGTTTGGGGCGCGAAGGCAGTTTTTATGGCATGGACGATTATTTGGAAGTGAAATATTTGGCGATTGGCGAAATGGGCTAA
- a CDS encoding Txe/YoeB family addiction module toxin, whose amino-acid sequence MKLIFAETAWQDYVYWQTADRKILKRINLLIQDIQREPFDGIGKPEPLRFHLSGFWSRRIDEEHRLIYAIENESVLIASCRYHYGE is encoded by the coding sequence ATGAAACTGATTTTCGCAGAAACGGCATGGCAAGATTATGTTTATTGGCAAACTGCTGACCGCAAAATCCTTAAACGTATCAATCTCTTAATCCAAGACATTCAACGTGAACCATTTGACGGCATTGGCAAACCCGAACCTTTGCGTTTTCATTTGTCGGGCTTTTGGTCTAGGCGGATTGATGAAGAACATCGTTTGATTTATGCCATTGAAAATGAAAGTGTTTTGATTGCCTCTTGTCGTTATCATTATGGCGAATGA
- a CDS encoding NRAMP family divalent metal transporter, producing the protein MPQQSSRRNALLGAAFLMATSAIGPGFLTQTATFTQKLAASFGFVILLSILLDIGAQLNIWRIIAVSEKRAQDIANEVFPYAGYFLALLIVMGGLAFNIGNVGGAGMGLNLLMGITPETGAIISGAIAIGIFLFREAGKVMDKFAQIMGFVMIALTVYVAFQASPPVGEAVARTFVPEQLDAVAIVTLVGGTVGGYITFAGAHRLLDAGIKGKDALPEVSRSSVTAILVASVMRVVLFLAVLGVVSQGVALDKTNPAATPFQHIAGTWGLMIFGVVIWAASITSVIGAAYTSVSFISGFSPSIERNKNAWIIAFIVISTAVLATIGRPAQVLVLVGTLNGFILPIALGLILLAAHKSKIVGDYKHPVWLTIFGAIVAISMAVLSVQTFIKYLSSF; encoded by the coding sequence ATGCCCCAACAATCCTCACGCAGAAACGCGCTGTTGGGCGCGGCATTTTTGATGGCAACTTCCGCCATCGGGCCAGGCTTTTTAACCCAAACCGCCACTTTCACGCAAAAATTGGCGGCAAGTTTTGGTTTTGTGATTTTGCTGTCCATTTTGCTGGATATTGGCGCACAGTTGAACATTTGGCGCATTATCGCCGTGTCGGAAAAACGCGCCCAAGACATTGCCAATGAGGTATTCCCCTACGCTGGCTATTTTTTGGCTTTGCTGATTGTGATGGGCGGCTTGGCGTTCAACATCGGCAATGTGGGCGGTGCAGGCATGGGCTTGAATCTGCTGATGGGCATTACGCCTGAAACGGGCGCGATTATTTCGGGCGCGATTGCGATTGGCATTTTCTTGTTCCGCGAGGCAGGCAAGGTCATGGATAAATTCGCGCAAATCATGGGTTTTGTGATGATTGCGCTGACGGTGTATGTGGCTTTTCAAGCCAGCCCACCTGTGGGCGAGGCAGTGGCGCGGACGTTTGTGCCTGAACAGTTGGACGCGGTGGCGATTGTTACGCTGGTGGGCGGCACGGTGGGCGGTTACATCACATTTGCGGGCGCACACCGTTTGTTGGACGCAGGCATTAAGGGCAAAGACGCACTGCCCGAAGTGAGCCGCAGTTCGGTTACGGCAATTTTGGTTGCGTCTGTGATGCGTGTGGTGCTGTTTTTGGCGGTGTTGGGCGTGGTGTCGCAAGGTGTGGCTTTGGACAAAACCAATCCTGCCGCCACACCGTTTCAGCATATTGCTGGCACTTGGGGTTTGATGATTTTTGGCGTGGTGATTTGGGCAGCGTCCATTACTTCGGTGATTGGTGCGGCATACACTTCGGTGTCGTTCATTTCGGGATTCAGTCCCAGCATTGAACGCAATAAAAACGCTTGGATTATCGCATTTATTGTGATTTCAACGGCTGTGTTGGCAACGATTGGTCGTCCAGCCCAAGTTCTTGTTTTGGTGGGAACTTTGAATGGCTTTATTTTGCCGATTGCTTTGGGTTTGATTTTGCTGGCGGCACACAAAAGCAAAATTGTGGGCGATTACAAACACCCCGTTTGGCTGACGATTTTTGGGGCGATTGTGGCGATTTCCATGGCGGTATTGAGCGTACAAACGTTTATCAAATATTTGAGTTCATTCTAA
- the serB gene encoding phosphoserine phosphatase SerB, translating to MTHVFVMQHAHFAQADLRATKQFFSLPENGAGDVWRVPVPSDFSLPENVAAELTAAQCDFAVLPDWAFGDDVKLIVSDMDSTLITIECIDEIAAQAGLKNQVAEITERAMRGELDFEQSLRNRVALLAGLPESALQQVYDNTLTLSDGAAYLLRECHEKGVAFVLVSGGFTFFTEKLKTRLGFQAAFANELEIENGVLTGRVLGDVIDAQAKARILQQFHAKIGGKAVAIGDGANDIPMLQAADLGVAFHAKAKTRQAADVCINFGGLDALRKWFR from the coding sequence ATGACCCACGTTTTTGTGATGCAACACGCCCATTTTGCCCAAGCCGATTTGCGTGCCACCAAACAATTTTTCAGCCTGCCTGAAAATGGCGCGGGCGATGTGTGGCGCGTGCCTGTGCCGAGCGATTTCAGCCTGCCTGAAAATGTGGCGGCAGAATTGACCGCCGCACAATGCGATTTTGCCGTGTTGCCCGATTGGGCGTTTGGCGATGACGTGAAACTCATCGTCAGCGACATGGACAGCACGCTGATTACCATTGAATGCATTGATGAAATTGCCGCCCAAGCAGGTTTGAAAAACCAAGTTGCCGAAATCACCGAACGCGCCATGCGTGGCGAATTGGATTTTGAACAATCGCTGCGAAATCGCGTGGCTTTGCTGGCGGGGCTGCCTGAAAGTGCCTTGCAGCAAGTGTATGATAATACATTGACATTATCCGATGGTGCAGCATATTTATTGCGCGAATGCCATGAAAAAGGTGTGGCATTTGTGCTGGTGTCGGGTGGATTTACTTTTTTCACAGAAAAATTGAAAACGCGATTGGGTTTTCAGGCAGCCTTTGCCAATGAATTGGAAATTGAGAACGGTGTTTTGACGGGGCGCGTATTGGGCGATGTGATAGACGCACAAGCCAAAGCACGGATTTTGCAACAATTTCACGCGAAAATTGGCGGAAAAGCGGTGGCGATTGGCGATGGTGCAAACGATATTCCGATGTTGCAAGCGGCGGATTTGGGCGTGGCGTTTCATGCCAAAGCCAAAACACGCCAAGCGGCAGATGTGTGCATCAATTTTGGCGGTTTAGATGCGTTGAGAAAGTGGTTCAGATGA
- a CDS encoding NAD(P)/FAD-dependent oxidoreductase, whose translation MQHYDTIIVGGGAGGLELAAKLGRKYGRGAGKDKILLIDRAIVHIWKPTLHEVAVGTLNPQQEGILYTTVARRNHFSFMLGELVAFNPQERTLTVGELRDEDGSILVPKSTISFNKCVLAIGSGSNSFGTKGFEHAFTLENAQDAQRFQKYLFGRFLQTSHSDKRCLNVAIIGGGATGVELAAEMTEAYHEMHQIIGSANRFRIEINLIEATSRILPAMPEEVSAQSMPILERKQVSVHTNTRVLEITEQSVITDKGEIAADIVIWTAGIKAADRNTQFHLQTNAINQFIINEKLETSAKFVYALGDCASLTLADGSRIPATAQAAHQQASYLAKLLWAAANERAFDETFVYQDSGALVSLGFDKGVGRVAANPKKQENTIFLKGLLAKWAHMSLHLLHHFEVLGLRKTTVLALARLAQKRVSGRLKLH comes from the coding sequence ATGCAACATTACGATACCATCATCGTGGGTGGTGGCGCAGGCGGCTTGGAATTGGCGGCAAAATTGGGGCGCAAATACGGTCGCGGTGCAGGCAAAGACAAAATTTTGTTGATAGACCGCGCCATTGTCCACATTTGGAAACCGACTTTGCACGAAGTGGCAGTTGGCACGCTCAATCCGCAACAGGAAGGGATTTTGTACACCACCGTGGCGCGGCGCAATCATTTTTCGTTTATGTTGGGCGAATTGGTCGCGTTCAATCCGCAGGAACGCACGCTCACGGTGGGCGAATTGCGCGATGAAGACGGCAGCATTCTGGTTCCCAAAAGCACCATCAGTTTCAATAAATGCGTGTTGGCGATTGGCAGTGGCTCCAATTCGTTTGGCACAAAAGGCTTTGAACACGCCTTTACGCTGGAAAATGCCCAAGACGCGCAGCGTTTTCAAAAATATTTGTTTGGGCGATTTTTGCAAACTTCGCATTCCGACAAACGCTGCCTGAATGTGGCGATTATTGGCGGTGGCGCAACGGGCGTGGAATTGGCGGCGGAAATGACCGAAGCCTATCATGAAATGCACCAAATCATTGGTTCGGCAAACCGTTTTCGGATTGAAATCAATTTGATAGAAGCCACTTCGCGCATTTTGCCAGCCATGCCCGAGGAAGTATCGGCACAATCCATGCCGATTTTGGAGCGCAAACAGGTTAGCGTGCACACCAACACTAGGGTGCTGGAAATTACCGAACAATCGGTCATCACCGACAAGGGCGAAATTGCCGCCGACATCGTGATTTGGACGGCTGGCATTAAAGCTGCCGACCGCAACACGCAATTTCATTTGCAAACCAATGCGATTAACCAATTCATCATTAACGAAAAATTGGAAACTTCGGCAAAATTCGTTTACGCTTTGGGCGATTGTGCCAGTTTGACTTTGGCAGACGGCAGTCGCATTCCCGCTACGGCACAAGCGGCACACCAGCAAGCCAGCTATTTGGCAAAATTACTGTGGGCGGCTGCCAACGAACGCGCATTTGATGAAACTTTTGTGTATCAAGATAGCGGTGCGCTGGTGTCTTTGGGTTTTGACAAGGGCGTGGGGCGTGTGGCAGCCAATCCCAAAAAACAGGAAAATACCATATTTTTAAAAGGCTTATTGGCAAAATGGGCGCATATGTCGCTGCATTTGTTGCACCATTTTGAGGTGTTGGGTTTGCGTAAAACGACGGTTTTGGCATTGGCGCGTTTGGCGCAAAAACGGGTTTCAGGCAGGCTGAAATTGCATTAA
- the yefM gene encoding YoeB-YefM toxin-antitoxin system antitoxin YefM codes for MHTLSYSEARQNLAKTMQEVVQNHEPVLITRTKNNEDCVLMSLAHYRSLEETAYLLRSPVNAQRLNQAIQQLKNGNGMERELSE; via the coding sequence ATGCACACACTTTCTTATTCAGAAGCACGTCAAAATCTCGCCAAAACCATGCAAGAAGTGGTTCAAAATCATGAACCTGTCTTAATCACGCGAACAAAAAACAATGAAGATTGCGTGTTGATGTCGCTGGCACATTACCGTTCTTTGGAAGAAACGGCATATTTGCTGCGTTCTCCCGTGAATGCCCAACGTTTAAATCAAGCCATTCAACAGCTTAAAAACGGCAATGGCATGGAACGGGAATTGTCCGAATGA
- a CDS encoding RNA methyltransferase codes for MSVPEYLQNIRIVLSRTSHPANIGAAARAMKTMGLSQLVLVAPNLMQTPMTPEPPEFSAENAADFKLPEESFILASGAVDVLENAKILATLPEALTGTVLSCALTSRRRELTTPLQTPRELTPSLLAAAQNGQQVALVFGNETFGLSIDEVQHCNRLMTISGNPNYFSLNLAQAVQVVCYELFSQVNADMSHLIPERNLATADQVAGMVQHLEQTMENLDFFHKRNQERMVRRLHSLFNRADTTTEDIDILRGFFNKVQQKMNQNHEK; via the coding sequence ATGTCCGTCCCCGAATATTTACAAAACATTCGCATTGTATTGAGCCGCACCAGCCACCCTGCCAACATCGGCGCAGCAGCACGCGCCATGAAAACCATGGGGTTGAGCCAACTGGTTTTGGTTGCCCCCAATCTCATGCAAACGCCCATGACACCTGAACCACCTGAATTTTCAGCCGAAAATGCTGCCGATTTTAAGCTGCCCGAAGAAAGTTTCATACTCGCCTCGGGCGCGGTGGACGTGTTGGAAAACGCCAAAATCCTTGCCACCTTGCCCGAAGCCTTGACGGGAACGGTGTTGAGTTGCGCCCTAACCAGCCGCCGCCGTGAACTCACCACGCCTTTGCAAACGCCACGCGAACTCACGCCCAGCTTGCTTGCCGCGGCGCAAAATGGACAGCAAGTTGCGCTGGTGTTTGGCAACGAAACCTTTGGTTTGAGCATAGACGAAGTGCAGCATTGCAATCGCCTGATGACGATTTCGGGCAACCCCAATTATTTTTCGCTGAATTTGGCGCAGGCGGTGCAAGTGGTGTGCTACGAATTGTTCAGCCAAGTGAATGCGGATATGTCGCACCTGATTCCCGAGCGCAATCTTGCCACCGCCGACCAAGTGGCAGGCATGGTGCAACATCTTGAACAAACAATGGAAAATTTGGATTTTTTCCACAAACGCAACCAAGAACGCATGGTACGCCGTTTGCATTCGCTGTTTAATCGGGCGGACACGACCACCGAAGACATTGATATTTTGCGCGGATTTTTCAATAAAGTGCAGCAAAAAATGAATCAAAATCATGAAAAATGA
- the panB gene encoding 3-methyl-2-oxobutanoate hydroxymethyltransferase, with product MININKLREMKSHGDKIAMLTCYDASFAALMNRAGVEMLLVGDSLGMAVQGKSSTLPVTLDEMCYHTAAVARGNTNAMIIADLPFGAYQQSKEQAFESSAKLMAAGAHMVKLEGGAIMAETTRFLQERAIPVCAHIGLTPQYVNVFGGYKVQGRGDAAAAVLADALAHEQAGASMILMECVPSALAREITQRVACPTIGIGAGVDTDGQVLVMHDMLGVFNGKTAKFVKNFMDGQSSIQAAVESYVREVKAKSFPSAEHQFN from the coding sequence ATGATAAATATCAACAAATTACGCGAAATGAAATCGCATGGCGACAAAATTGCCATGCTCACTTGTTATGACGCGAGTTTTGCCGCGCTGATGAACCGTGCTGGCGTGGAAATGCTGCTGGTAGGCGATTCGCTGGGTATGGCGGTGCAGGGCAAATCGTCCACCCTGCCCGTAACGCTGGACGAAATGTGTTACCACACCGCAGCCGTGGCGCGTGGCAACACCAATGCGATGATTATTGCCGATTTGCCCTTTGGCGCGTATCAGCAAAGCAAGGAGCAAGCCTTTGAATCATCAGCCAAACTGATGGCAGCAGGCGCACACATGGTCAAATTGGAAGGCGGCGCAATCATGGCAGAAACCACCCGTTTTTTACAAGAACGCGCCATTCCCGTTTGCGCCCACATCGGCTTGACACCGCAATATGTGAATGTGTTTGGCGGCTACAAAGTTCAGGGGCGTGGCGATGCGGCGGCGGCGGTATTGGCAGACGCTTTGGCGCATGAGCAAGCTGGCGCGTCCATGATTTTGATGGAATGCGTCCCCAGCGCATTGGCGCGTGAAATCACACAGCGCGTGGCTTGTCCCACCATAGGCATTGGCGCAGGCGTGGATACGGACGGTCAAGTGCTGGTCATGCACGATATGTTGGGCGTGTTCAATGGCAAAACGGCGAAATTCGTCAAAAATTTCATGGACGGGCAAAGCAGCATTCAGGCAGCCGTAGAAAGCTACGTCCGCGAAGTGAAAGCGAAAAGTTTCCCGAGCGCGGAACATCAATTTAATTGA
- the pxpA gene encoding 5-oxoprolinase subunit PxpA produces MQVDLNADLAEGFAVDEALLQRVTSANICCGIHAGGAKEIAQALEWAKQNGVRVGAHPSFPDRENFGRKNMNLPAHELRAWLLYQLGAVQSLCDHFGVEMAYVKPHGALYNQSAQDLDLANLICETIQQFNPKLKLMGLSGSLHIQAAQNAGLGVISEVFADRRYLPDGSLVPRSRPDATVASDDEAVAQVLQMVQEQSVTAVDGSRVAVQADSICLHGDGLHALEFADKIRKALAENGISIQAA; encoded by the coding sequence ATGCAAGTGGATTTAAACGCCGATTTAGCCGAAGGTTTCGCGGTGGACGAAGCCTTGTTGCAGCGCGTAACGTCCGCCAATATTTGTTGCGGCATACACGCAGGTGGCGCGAAAGAAATCGCCCAAGCCCTTGAATGGGCAAAACAAAATGGCGTTCGCGTGGGCGCACACCCCAGCTTTCCCGACCGTGAAAATTTCGGCAGAAAAAACATGAATTTGCCAGCACACGAGTTACGCGCTTGGCTGTTGTATCAGTTGGGTGCGGTGCAAAGTTTGTGCGACCATTTTGGCGTAGAAATGGCGTATGTGAAACCGCATGGCGCGTTGTACAACCAATCGGCACAAGACCTTGATTTGGCAAATTTAATTTGTGAAACAATCCAACAATTTAACCCCAAATTGAAATTGATGGGGCTTTCAGGCAGCCTGCACATTCAGGCAGCGCAAAACGCAGGTTTGGGCGTGATTTCGGAAGTGTTTGCCGACAGACGTTATTTGCCAGACGGCTCGCTGGTGCCGCGTTCGCGCCCTGACGCTACGGTCGCCAGCGATGATGAGGCGGTGGCACAGGTTTTGCAAATGGTGCAAGAACAATCGGTTACGGCTGTGGACGGTTCTCGTGTTGCGGTGCAAGCGGACAGCATTTGTTTGCATGGCGATGGATTGCACGCGCTTGAATTTGCCGATAAAATTCGCAAGGCTTTGGCGGAGAATGGGATAAGCATTCAGGCAGCCTGA
- a CDS encoding polyamine aminopropyltransferase, which translates to MTHPFRRSRFFRHTLPDANVSELGNIRSLHLGTPTIQSSMNINNPSELVLSYSRAMMSWLLFAPELPRHITQIGLGGGSFARWLHAKLPESQQIAIEINPQVINIARTSFCLDFEGQNFQIIEADGAEYIQILQQQTDIILVDGFDGVQIIDDLVGENFFHDCRIALRENGIFATNWWSGDKRYALFLQRLRGIFHNRVLEIPAATHGNVAVLAFNFMPELNMEKLKKRADKLSNQYDLDFFRMLADAKAKNPHNGKQFLFEK; encoded by the coding sequence ATGACCCACCCCTTTCGCCGCAGCCGATTTTTCCGCCACACCCTGCCCGATGCAAATGTGTCCGAACTGGGCAACATACGCTCGCTGCATTTGGGCACGCCCACCATACAAAGTTCCATGAACATCAACAACCCCAGCGAATTGGTGTTGTCATACAGTCGCGCCATGATGTCGTGGTTGCTGTTTGCGCCAGAGCTGCCGCGCCACATCACACAAATTGGCTTGGGTGGCGGTTCGTTTGCACGTTGGTTGCACGCCAAGCTGCCTGAAAGCCAACAAATCGCCATTGAAATCAATCCCCAAGTGATTAACATTGCGCGTACCTCATTTTGCCTTGATTTTGAAGGACAAAATTTCCAAATCATCGAAGCAGATGGCGCAGAATACATTCAAATTTTGCAACAACAAACCGACATCATTTTGGTAGACGGCTTTGACGGTGTGCAAATTATTGATGATTTGGTGGGCGAAAATTTCTTTCACGATTGCCGCATTGCTTTGCGTGAAAATGGCATTTTCGCCACAAATTGGTGGAGCGGCGACAAACGTTATGCTTTGTTTTTACAGCGATTGCGTGGCATTTTCCACAATCGTGTGTTGGAAATTCCTGCTGCCACGCATGGCAATGTGGCGGTGTTGGCGTTCAATTTCATGCCCGAATTAAACATGGAAAAATTGAAAAAACGTGCCGATAAATTGTCCAATCAATATGATTTGGATTTTTTCCGAATGCTTGCCGATGCAAAAGCCAAAAATCCACACAATGGTAAGCAGTTTTTGTTTGAAAAATGA
- the pxpB gene encoding 5-oxoprolinase subunit PxpB: protein MIKINPISENALVCTLEPPAHLEKQQKLWAFADHIQDLNSVAEVVVGMNNVTVFMDYGADLTEFSHQLEHIWGNTQAAHYQGKHVDIPVIYGGEFGMDLADVAQYHHVSIEKIVEEHTKYTYTVFMMGFQAGFPYLGGLPEHLHTPRHDTPRTRVEAGSVGIGGAQTGVYPFASPAGWQILGRTHLPLFDANATPPTVLSAGDTVRFVAEKIEK, encoded by the coding sequence ATGATAAAAATTAACCCAATCAGCGAAAACGCGCTCGTCTGCACCCTAGAACCGCCCGCGCATTTAGAAAAACAGCAAAAACTCTGGGCTTTTGCCGACCACATTCAAGATTTGAACTCGGTTGCCGAAGTGGTGGTGGGCATGAACAACGTTACCGTATTTATGGATTATGGTGCTGATTTAACTGAATTTTCTCATCAACTGGAACACATTTGGGGCAACACCCAAGCCGCTCATTATCAAGGCAAACACGTTGACATTCCCGTGATTTACGGTGGCGAATTTGGCATGGATTTGGCGGACGTTGCCCAATATCACCATGTTTCCATTGAAAAAATCGTAGAAGAACACACAAAATACACCTACACCGTGTTCATGATGGGTTTTCAGGCAGGTTTCCCCTATTTGGGTGGGCTGCCTGAACATTTGCACACCCCACGCCACGACACACCGCGCACGCGCGTGGAAGCAGGCTCGGTGGGCATAGGTGGGGCGCAAACGGGCGTTTATCCCTTTGCCTCGCCAGCAGGTTGGCAGATTTTGGGACGCACCCATTTGCCCTTATTTGATGCCAACGCCACCCCACCCACCGTGTTGAGCGCAGGCGATACCGTGCGTTTTGTCGCAGAAAAAATTGAGAAATGA
- a CDS encoding biotin-dependent carboxyltransferase family protein: protein MLEITSCNALASIQDLGRYGWRRYGVGHAGAMDTLALKAGNILLNNEENAAAIEIALGGLSLKFDRDMPFCITGAIYEAFLDDEPVHSYWRYSAKRGQTLRLVRAVHGMYGYLCVDGGVDVPEILGAKATDLKAQFGGFHGRSLQKGDKLGVLGDTGSLKKVGIAPIALTNRIHALPSSEYGQFNRNAHFRFWQNGWTLQSDSNRMGYRFGGGVLERAKNVEMLSHAVQFGTVQVPPSGQPIILMADTQTTGGYPKIATVAAGDLGRLAQIRFGSKVFFKIATPQEAQKLKKRNRAYLNQIRQIAEVKS from the coding sequence ATGTTAGAAATCACATCATGCAACGCATTGGCAAGCATACAAGATTTGGGGCGATACGGTTGGCGGCGTTATGGCGTGGGGCACGCAGGCGCAATGGACACACTCGCACTCAAAGCAGGCAACATCTTGTTAAACAACGAAGAAAATGCCGCCGCCATTGAAATCGCCTTGGGCGGATTGAGCCTGAAATTTGACCGCGATATGCCCTTTTGCATCACAGGCGCGATTTACGAAGCCTTTTTGGACGATGAACCCGTACATTCCTACTGGCGTTACAGCGCGAAACGCGGTCAAACTTTGCGTTTGGTGCGCGCGGTGCATGGCATGTACGGCTATTTGTGCGTGGACGGTGGCGTGGACGTACCCGAAATATTGGGCGCAAAAGCCACCGATTTAAAAGCGCAATTTGGCGGATTTCACGGTAGAAGTTTGCAAAAAGGCGACAAATTGGGCGTTTTGGGCGACACAGGCAGCCTGAAAAAAGTCGGCATCGCGCCCATTGCTTTGACCAACCGCATTCACGCCTTGCCCTCATCGGAATACGGGCAATTCAACCGCAACGCGCATTTCCGCTTTTGGCAAAACGGCTGGACGCTGCAAAGCGACAGCAACCGCATGGGCTACCGTTTTGGCGGTGGCGTGCTGGAACGCGCCAAAAATGTGGAAATGTTGTCGCACGCGGTGCAATTTGGCACGGTGCAAGTGCCGCCAAGCGGTCAGCCGATTATTTTGATGGCAGACACGCAAACCACAGGCGGTTATCCGAAAATCGCCACGGTGGCGGCTGGCGATTTGGGGCGGTTGGCACAAATTCGCTTTGGCAGCAAGGTGTTTTTCAAAATTGCCACACCGCAAGAGGCGCAAAAATTGAAAAAACGCAATCGGGCGTATTTGAATCAAATCAGGCAAATTGCGGAAGTGAAATCATAA